Proteins found in one Aneurinibacillus uraniidurans genomic segment:
- the phaQ gene encoding poly-beta-hydroxybutyrate-responsive repressor: protein MRNSKSDKVLERVNAAGNPKTLLIPCVLLLLRNVNTHGYQIIQDLMNFGFSSLDHGHIYRILRQLESDKLVESYWEISSGGPPRRMYSLTEAGTAYLDVWSEALERYQYTLDRFFSMYERLLFPSEK, encoded by the coding sequence ATGAGGAATAGCAAATCTGATAAGGTTTTAGAGCGGGTAAACGCTGCTGGTAATCCAAAGACGCTCCTTATTCCATGTGTGCTGCTGTTGCTTCGTAACGTAAATACACACGGATATCAAATCATTCAGGACCTGATGAATTTTGGCTTTTCCTCTCTAGATCATGGACATATTTATCGGATTTTACGTCAGCTAGAGAGTGATAAACTAGTAGAATCATATTGGGAAATTTCGAGTGGAGGGCCACCAAGACGGATGTACTCCCTTACAGAAGCAGGCACAGCGTATCTGGATGTATGGTCAGAAGCGCTAGAACGGTATCAGTATACACTGGATCGTTTTTTTTCTATGTATGAACGACTATTATTCCCGTCAGAAAAATAG
- a CDS encoding methyl-accepting chemotaxis protein, which translates to MFQKLNDVSIKVKLIGTMLLITLVPLMVAGYLNYTSAYKSVYDMTVQDLKYMTAMKAREVEVALPGEPNGGISSDKIKQIVDDVKKNYYEKNGITGYAYIMDSKGGVMYHPDPAMIGTNIGGETFAKQILAEKNGYITYPWKGEEKVASFIQLSNGWEVVIGTYTKDMMKPLYVIRTEMFVVSFGAAILAIIAGYIIVMALTRPIEKLVTAMRKAETGDVTIHVKPSSNDEVGQLTHMFNKMVTQFRSMLHQVHEVSQQVAASSQELTASANESTRASEQISEASQEIASGSEGQMESVERTTRALHEMNANIQDISNKIHTVRNDSSVVMKYAHEGEDSLKKVVWEMNEISCKVNDTEKQIRELGERSEAIMGIISTIHQISEQTNLLALNAAIEAARAGEQGKSFAVVAQEIRKLAEQSGRSAAEIATLISDIHNKIETAVHSMGESSQVVSEGRKVVEGAGAAFVSIMKAIEDLNKQIELVTASSETISDHTGRIVKQGDEVSRLASIAAADTQEVAAASEEQTATMEEINAASEMLAQMAERLQEHVNQFKIS; encoded by the coding sequence TTGTTTCAAAAATTAAATGACGTTTCGATTAAAGTTAAGCTCATTGGTACGATGCTATTGATTACGCTTGTACCACTTATGGTGGCAGGCTATTTAAATTATACATCAGCCTATAAAAGTGTGTATGACATGACTGTACAGGATTTGAAATATATGACTGCCATGAAAGCGAGAGAGGTTGAGGTCGCGCTTCCAGGTGAGCCTAATGGCGGGATTTCATCTGATAAGATCAAGCAAATTGTTGATGATGTAAAGAAAAATTACTACGAGAAAAATGGCATTACAGGTTACGCTTACATTATGGATAGCAAAGGTGGAGTGATGTATCATCCAGATCCTGCGATGATTGGGACAAACATCGGGGGGGAGACATTCGCCAAACAAATTCTTGCTGAGAAAAATGGATATATTACATATCCGTGGAAGGGCGAGGAGAAAGTAGCTTCGTTTATTCAATTGTCGAACGGTTGGGAAGTTGTCATCGGTACCTACACCAAGGATATGATGAAACCGCTTTACGTCATTCGAACAGAGATGTTTGTGGTTAGCTTTGGGGCGGCGATTCTGGCTATTATTGCGGGCTATATTATCGTTATGGCTTTGACCAGGCCGATAGAAAAGCTAGTGACCGCCATGAGAAAAGCGGAGACAGGTGATGTAACTATACATGTGAAGCCAAGCTCCAATGATGAAGTGGGTCAGTTGACCCATATGTTTAATAAGATGGTAACTCAATTCCGCAGCATGCTGCATCAGGTACATGAAGTATCCCAGCAGGTAGCAGCTTCTTCACAGGAATTAACAGCGAGTGCTAATGAAAGCACGCGGGCGTCCGAACAGATCTCAGAAGCTTCTCAGGAGATCGCATCGGGATCGGAAGGCCAGATGGAGAGTGTGGAACGTACAACTAGGGCGCTGCATGAAATGAACGCAAACATTCAGGACATTTCCAACAAGATTCATACCGTACGGAATGATTCTTCTGTGGTGATGAAATATGCGCATGAAGGGGAAGACTCGCTTAAGAAGGTTGTATGGGAAATGAATGAAATTTCATGTAAAGTAAATGACACGGAAAAGCAAATTCGTGAATTGGGTGAGCGTTCGGAAGCGATTATGGGCATTATTAGCACGATTCACCAGATCAGTGAACAGACGAACTTACTAGCGCTGAATGCGGCCATTGAAGCTGCACGTGCTGGAGAACAGGGAAAAAGCTTTGCCGTCGTTGCACAAGAGATTCGCAAGCTGGCCGAACAATCAGGTCGCTCCGCCGCAGAGATTGCGACACTGATCTCTGATATTCATAATAAGATTGAAACGGCAGTTCATTCGATGGGGGAAAGCAGCCAGGTTGTGTCAGAAGGCCGGAAAGTAGTAGAAGGAGCCGGGGCAGCATTTGTGTCTATTATGAAAGCGATTGAAGACTTGAATAAGCAGATTGAGCTTGTTACGGCTTCATCGGAGACTATTTCAGACCATACTGGCCGAATTGTGAAGCAGGGAGATGAGGTTTCTAGGCTGGCTTCGATTGCAGCGGCTGATACACAGGAGGTAGCTGCAGCTTCTGAAGAGCAGACGGCTACGATGGAAGAGATCAATGCCGCATCCGAGATGCTGGCGCAAATGGCTGAGCGGTTACAGGAACATGTAAACCAGTTTAAAATTTCGTAA
- a CDS encoding class I SAM-dependent methyltransferase → MDYVERNRASFDKLAHQSGLKWRHRELTIQFISSFQMLLGGNRVLDLGCGAGHDALRLKRYNLQVQGLDISEVMLAEAKQHVQGVEFIQGDFRHIPTDDDLYDGVWANASLIYLTKDDFHKAADEVYRVLKPGGVFFSSYRIGEGSCVSEGIFNQLYGEEEIQNILRSHGFRIFDRMNTKDEDDTFFSLYAVKQ, encoded by the coding sequence ATGGATTACGTAGAACGGAATCGTGCTTCTTTTGATAAACTGGCACACCAGTCCGGACTAAAGTGGCGCCATCGGGAATTAACCATACAGTTTATTTCCAGTTTTCAGATGCTGCTTGGCGGCAATCGTGTACTGGACCTTGGGTGTGGGGCTGGACATGATGCATTGCGCCTGAAGCGATACAACCTGCAGGTTCAAGGGCTGGATATTAGTGAAGTGATGCTTGCGGAAGCAAAGCAGCATGTACAGGGTGTTGAGTTTATCCAGGGCGATTTCCGCCATATCCCGACTGATGATGATCTGTATGATGGTGTATGGGCGAATGCATCGCTCATTTATTTAACAAAAGACGATTTTCATAAAGCAGCAGATGAAGTATACCGGGTGTTGAAGCCGGGCGGAGTATTTTTTTCATCGTACCGCATTGGAGAAGGTTCCTGTGTGTCGGAGGGGATTTTTAATCAGCTGTACGGTGAGGAAGAAATTCAAAACATTCTTCGCTCGCATGGTTTCCGCATTTTCGATCGGATGAATACGAAAGATGAAGATGATACATTCTTCAGTTTGTATGCGGTTAAACAATAG
- a CDS encoding acyl-CoA thioesterase yields the protein MQGKKTNESRTVMADIVLPPDTNYHGTIFGGNVMAYIDKVASISAMRHCRRQVVTASSDSLDFLSPIHTGEAILLEGYVSWTHHTSMEVYVKVEAENLLTGERRLTSQAYLTFVALDEHGKPAEVPAVLPETEEERWNYKTAPGRFEIRNQRRSIAKERRKQ from the coding sequence TTGCAAGGTAAAAAAACAAATGAATCCCGTACCGTAATGGCCGATATTGTCCTGCCACCTGATACAAACTACCACGGCACGATCTTCGGGGGAAATGTCATGGCTTACATTGATAAAGTAGCAAGCATTTCAGCTATGCGACACTGCCGCCGCCAGGTTGTTACCGCATCAAGCGACAGTCTGGATTTTCTGTCTCCCATTCATACGGGAGAAGCCATTCTGCTTGAAGGGTATGTATCATGGACTCACCATACATCTATGGAGGTTTATGTGAAGGTAGAAGCGGAGAATCTGCTGACCGGCGAGCGACGCCTTACATCGCAGGCCTATCTGACGTTTGTAGCACTTGATGAGCACGGAAAGCCCGCAGAAGTCCCAGCTGTCCTTCCTGAAACAGAAGAAGAGCGCTGGAATTATAAAACAGCTCCTGGTCGCTTCGAAATCCGTAATCAGAGGCGTTCAATAGCAAAAGAAAGACGCAAACAGTAG
- a CDS encoding ABC transporter permease — protein MSIWATAASVSFIFLAIALSTWKQLGLERDLFIGMIRAAIQLIAVGYVLSFVFASDHWLFIVLMIFTMILVATRNAASRGQGIPYVSAYIGLTITTVTVITIGLMLILHTIEPKPQALIPISGMVIGSCMTTCSLLVNQMRQRVQLMQEQIVVALSLGATARQAGVTLLRESVRAGMIPTIDALKTVGLVQLPGMMTGLILAGASPIEAVRYQLLIMFSLASSAALTSMMLGHLIYPTLFTSTHQFRGWPKK, from the coding sequence ATGAGCATCTGGGCTACAGCTGCATCTGTTAGTTTTATCTTTCTTGCGATAGCTCTCTCTACCTGGAAGCAGCTCGGACTGGAGCGTGACCTGTTTATTGGCATGATTCGCGCCGCCATTCAGCTAATTGCGGTCGGATATGTACTATCGTTTGTGTTTGCAAGCGATCATTGGCTGTTCATCGTTCTGATGATTTTCACGATGATACTTGTCGCTACGCGCAATGCTGCCTCACGCGGCCAAGGAATTCCCTACGTGTCCGCCTACATCGGTCTGACGATTACAACCGTAACTGTAATTACGATTGGACTTATGCTCATTCTACATACAATTGAACCGAAGCCGCAGGCACTTATTCCGATTAGCGGTATGGTGATCGGGAGTTGCATGACGACCTGCTCTCTGCTCGTAAACCAGATGCGGCAGCGCGTACAGTTAATGCAGGAACAAATTGTCGTCGCTCTCTCACTTGGAGCAACAGCCCGTCAGGCTGGTGTAACCCTTCTTCGGGAATCAGTACGGGCAGGCATGATCCCAACGATCGATGCACTAAAAACAGTCGGTCTTGTCCAGCTCCCAGGTATGATGACCGGATTGATTCTGGCTGGGGCAAGCCCGATTGAAGCAGTACGCTATCAACTTTTGATTATGTTTTCACTTGCCTCTTCCGCTGCTCTGACTAGCATGATGCTTGGTCATCTGATTTATCCTACGCTTTTTACATCAACTCACCAGTTCAGAGGATGGCCAAAAAAATAA
- a CDS encoding ABC transporter ATP-binding protein: MSVIEPVLELHNLSKSYELDNHSITPLYHVTASIPEGAFITIIGPSGTGKSTLLRLLTRLEDPDSGHVIYRGRPLTEWEPTELRRRLHYVFQSPVLFPGTVADNITYPSRLTGQMLTDDTIHDLLTRVALSPSYANRAVEDLSGGEKQRVNLARSLSLCPDVLMLDEPTSALDEKSTAHIEAEITAYCQKGNTIIWITHSAEQAKRIAGRIWQIENGQLTEVVLR; this comes from the coding sequence TTGTCCGTAATTGAGCCTGTACTTGAACTACATAACCTTTCCAAATCGTATGAACTCGATAACCATTCCATTACTCCACTATATCATGTCACTGCTTCTATTCCAGAGGGAGCCTTCATTACAATCATCGGTCCATCCGGTACCGGTAAGAGTACGCTGTTGCGCCTGCTTACCCGGCTAGAAGACCCAGACTCAGGGCATGTTATATACCGAGGACGCCCCCTTACTGAATGGGAACCAACAGAACTACGCCGCCGTCTTCATTATGTATTCCAAAGCCCGGTTCTGTTTCCAGGCACTGTGGCAGACAATATCACATACCCATCCCGTTTGACAGGTCAAATGCTTACTGATGACACCATTCATGATCTGCTTACCCGAGTTGCTCTGTCTCCCTCTTATGCGAACCGTGCGGTAGAAGATCTGTCAGGGGGCGAGAAACAACGAGTAAATCTGGCTCGCTCTCTGTCACTATGCCCGGATGTCCTGATGCTTGATGAGCCAACTTCCGCTCTGGATGAGAAAAGCACAGCACACATTGAAGCCGAGATTACAGCGTACTGCCAGAAAGGAAACACCATCATCTGGATTACTCATTCGGCAGAGCAGGCTAAGCGAATCGCAGGCCGCATCTGGCAGATTGAGAACGGCCAGCTAACCGAGGTGGTTCTTCGATGA
- a CDS encoding rhomboid family intramembrane serine protease, whose protein sequence is MEITVLHHYLGKTAYRLVAEQDYTLIGAEKDVLHLGRLSRRTYQYVQLRICDFVWSGMADYDRKEIAARLDGIRRQTGAQSVEGAIIYLIMQPATEELQEAFVGGALDEFSIVLTTAGYVPLAQKWFGSNPPVSEKLVNLSVFDYEPAQEDVRSTEYWLQTIQQWEQRRKQELQQVFSYGKPRVTYALLSVMIVIFLAMEALGGSQNEQVLLAFGAKYNPLILAGEWWRFVTPIFLHIGFMHILFNGVALYSLGAMTERLYGSGRFFIIFMLAGISGVVASFVFSPHISAGASGALFGLFGAFLYFGIQNRTMYKRVFGSSILILLGINLAIGFLSSGLIDNYAHLGGLGGGFLAAAAVGMPGRRAQISIQIAALTVLVLLLWLGMTSGGAPLDTSLFR, encoded by the coding sequence ATGGAGATAACCGTTTTGCATCATTATCTGGGAAAGACAGCGTATAGGTTAGTTGCGGAGCAGGACTATACGTTAATTGGAGCGGAAAAGGATGTCCTGCACTTAGGTCGCCTGAGTAGGCGGACGTATCAATATGTGCAGTTGCGTATATGCGACTTTGTATGGAGTGGGATGGCGGATTATGATCGTAAAGAGATAGCAGCCCGTCTTGATGGTATAAGGCGTCAGACAGGTGCACAGTCAGTCGAGGGTGCTATTATTTATCTTATTATGCAGCCAGCAACAGAAGAGTTACAGGAGGCATTTGTGGGCGGTGCGCTTGATGAGTTCAGTATTGTGCTTACAACGGCAGGATATGTACCGCTTGCACAAAAATGGTTTGGTTCCAATCCGCCGGTGTCCGAAAAGCTGGTGAATCTTTCGGTATTTGATTATGAACCTGCACAGGAAGACGTACGCAGCACGGAATACTGGTTACAAACGATTCAGCAGTGGGAGCAGCGGCGCAAACAAGAGTTACAGCAGGTGTTTTCGTATGGCAAGCCGCGTGTAACGTATGCACTTCTTTCTGTTATGATCGTCATCTTTCTGGCGATGGAAGCGCTTGGCGGGAGTCAGAATGAACAGGTGCTGTTGGCTTTTGGTGCTAAGTATAATCCGCTCATTCTTGCTGGTGAATGGTGGCGGTTTGTGACACCGATTTTCCTACATATTGGATTTATGCATATCTTATTTAATGGCGTGGCGTTGTATTCGCTTGGTGCCATGACGGAGCGGCTATACGGTTCCGGACGGTTTTTCATTATTTTTATGCTGGCTGGCATTAGCGGAGTAGTTGCGAGCTTCGTATTTTCCCCACATATATCCGCCGGTGCATCCGGTGCGCTCTTTGGATTGTTCGGTGCATTTTTGTATTTTGGTATACAGAACCGAACGATGTATAAGCGAGTGTTTGGTAGTAGTATTTTGATTTTGTTAGGAATTAACTTAGCGATTGGTTTTCTTTCTTCCGGTTTGATTGACAATTACGCACATCTTGGTGGATTAGGTGGAGGATTTCTGGCAGCAGCAGCAGTCGGGATGCCAGGACGCCGTGCTCAGATAAGCATACAAATCGCGGCTCTTACAGTTCTGGTGCTTCTTCTATGGTTAGGTATGACATCTGGTGGAGCACCTCTAGACACTTCACTTTTCCGGTAA
- a CDS encoding fumarate hydratase — protein sequence MEQFKDSVYKLIVETSTNLPPDVRRAVVKARQNENAGTRSALSLATIAQNIEMAETNVSPICQDTGMPTFEVHTPVGANQIEMKKAIREAIELATKNGKLRSNSVDSLTGENSGTNLGPGTPVIHFDQWEKDDIEVKLILKGGGCENKNIQYSLPAEIEGLGKAGRDLDGIRKCIMHSVYQAQGQGCSAGFIGVGIGGDRTSGYALAKEQLFRKVDDVNPNPDLAKMEAYIMEKANELGIGTMGFGGETTLLGCKIGSMNRLPASFYVSVAYNCWAFRRQGALIDAQTGEIKEWLYKDGEAVNLHAGVQQPAQQEERREVVLQYPISEEQIRSLKVGDVVIINGLMHTGRDAFHKYMMDHDCPIDLNGGVIYHCGPVMLKDDSGEWHVKAAGPTTSIREEPYQADIMKKFGIRVVIGKGGMGPKTLKGLQEHGGVYLNAIGGAAQYYADCVKKVEGVDYMEFGLPEAMWHLQVEGFAAIVTMDSHGNSLHADVEKSSLEKLSQHAEVVFK from the coding sequence ATGGAACAATTCAAAGATAGCGTGTATAAGCTAATTGTTGAAACATCGACAAACTTGCCGCCAGATGTGCGCCGCGCAGTTGTAAAAGCACGCCAAAATGAAAATGCAGGCACACGCTCTGCGCTGTCACTGGCAACAATCGCACAAAACATCGAGATGGCTGAAACGAATGTATCACCAATCTGTCAGGATACAGGCATGCCAACATTTGAAGTGCACACTCCGGTTGGCGCGAACCAGATCGAGATGAAAAAAGCAATTCGTGAAGCCATCGAACTCGCGACTAAAAACGGTAAACTGCGTTCGAACTCTGTTGATTCACTTACAGGCGAAAACAGTGGTACGAATCTTGGACCAGGAACTCCGGTTATTCACTTCGATCAATGGGAAAAAGATGACATCGAAGTGAAGCTTATCCTCAAAGGCGGTGGCTGTGAGAACAAGAACATTCAGTACAGCCTGCCAGCAGAAATCGAAGGACTTGGCAAAGCAGGCCGTGACCTTGATGGTATTCGCAAATGCATTATGCATAGCGTATACCAGGCGCAAGGACAAGGATGTAGCGCAGGCTTCATCGGCGTTGGTATCGGTGGTGACCGCACAAGCGGGTACGCACTTGCGAAAGAACAGCTGTTCCGCAAAGTCGATGACGTGAATCCGAACCCGGATCTGGCGAAAATGGAAGCATACATCATGGAAAAAGCGAATGAGCTTGGAATTGGAACAATGGGCTTTGGTGGAGAAACGACTCTTCTTGGCTGTAAAATCGGCTCGATGAACCGTCTGCCAGCAAGCTTCTATGTTTCAGTAGCATATAACTGCTGGGCATTCCGTCGCCAGGGTGCACTCATTGACGCACAAACAGGCGAAATTAAAGAATGGTTGTACAAAGATGGAGAAGCCGTTAACCTGCATGCAGGTGTACAACAACCTGCACAACAAGAAGAACGTCGTGAAGTTGTTCTTCAATATCCAATCTCAGAAGAGCAAATCCGCAGCCTCAAAGTGGGTGATGTTGTTATCATCAATGGTCTTATGCACACAGGTCGTGATGCGTTCCATAAATACATGATGGATCATGACTGCCCAATCGATCTGAACGGTGGCGTTATTTACCACTGTGGTCCGGTTATGCTCAAAGACGACAGTGGTGAATGGCATGTTAAAGCAGCAGGTCCGACTACAAGTATTCGCGAGGAACCGTATCAGGCAGATATCATGAAGAAATTCGGTATCCGCGTTGTAATCGGTAAAGGCGGTATGGGACCAAAAACGCTTAAAGGCTTGCAAGAGCATGGCGGCGTATACTTGAATGCAATCGGTGGTGCAGCACAGTACTATGCAGATTGCGTGAAAAAAGTAGAAGGCGTTGACTACATGGAATTCGGTCTGCCGGAAGCAATGTGGCACCTGCAAGTAGAAGGCTTTGCTGCAATCGTAACAATGGATTCACACGGCAACAGCCTGCATGCAGACGTAGAGAAATCTTCTCTTGAGAAGCTGTCGCAACATGCGGAAGTTGTGTTCAAATAA
- a CDS encoding carbon-nitrogen family hydrolase, protein MSTLNIAICQIDIAFGQPEQNEAKIRESFAKLALQETKPDIVLFPELWNTGYDLTRLDEIADEEGQRTKALMGELASKHGLYIIAGSIAEKKADGIYNTTFVFAPDGQVTHEYRKAHLFRLMDEEKFLVPGQSLVGCTIDEMPALVQICYDIRFPESIRSGALAGAEVLFVSAEWPHPRLAHWRQLLIARAIENQMYVVACNRAGNDPKNTFCGHSLIIDPWGEIVAEAGEAEEIITGTIDRALVADVRSRIPIFADRRTDLYDLNR, encoded by the coding sequence ATGAGCACATTGAACATCGCCATCTGTCAGATTGATATTGCATTCGGGCAGCCGGAGCAAAACGAAGCAAAAATTCGGGAAAGTTTTGCGAAACTTGCCCTGCAGGAAACAAAGCCGGACATCGTATTGTTTCCGGAATTATGGAACACAGGCTACGACCTGACCCGTTTAGACGAGATTGCAGATGAGGAAGGACAGCGCACCAAAGCGCTGATGGGTGAACTAGCTAGCAAGCATGGTCTGTATATTATTGCGGGTTCCATTGCAGAGAAAAAAGCCGATGGGATCTACAATACGACTTTCGTATTCGCCCCGGATGGTCAGGTGACTCATGAATACCGCAAGGCTCATTTGTTCCGCCTGATGGACGAAGAGAAGTTTTTGGTACCCGGTCAATCACTTGTAGGCTGCACAATTGATGAGATGCCTGCGCTTGTGCAGATTTGCTACGACATTCGCTTCCCAGAAAGCATCCGCAGCGGCGCACTCGCCGGTGCGGAGGTATTGTTCGTCAGCGCCGAGTGGCCGCATCCGCGCCTTGCACACTGGCGTCAGCTGCTCATTGCGCGAGCGATTGAAAATCAGATGTATGTGGTGGCGTGCAACCGAGCAGGAAATGATCCGAAAAACACCTTCTGCGGTCATTCCCTGATTATTGACCCGTGGGGAGAAATCGTAGCAGAAGCAGGAGAAGCAGAAGAAATCATTACCGGCACGATTGATCGTGCGCTTGTAGCAGACGTGCGCAGCCGCATTCCGATTTTTGCAGATCGACGCACTGATTTATATGATCTGAATCGATAA
- a CDS encoding EamA family transporter, protein MSYFRSVLLVLAASCSYGVLSTFVKLAYAEGFGPGDVSGSQMFLGMLIMWGIALAVGRFRLSVKQWGLLIVAGTTSGLTGLFYYRALQYIPASLAIILLFQFTWMGVLIELIIEKRKLGLSRLFALVLLFGGTLLASGIVEEGLHKLSLIGTVLGLLSAVMYALFIIASGKAAPEVNPYWRAAIMLIGSVAITFAISPPHFLVNGALTHGLWRWGILLALFGAIIPPLFFAIGVPRIGGGLTSILGAAELPTAVLMSRFVLGEHVGGLQWIGVMVILAGIIVPEWLTVRRAKATRTTAS, encoded by the coding sequence ATGTCATACTTTCGTTCCGTGCTGCTTGTGCTGGCCGCTTCTTGCAGCTACGGAGTACTTTCAACGTTTGTGAAATTGGCGTATGCAGAAGGATTTGGACCTGGTGATGTAAGCGGCAGTCAAATGTTTCTGGGAATGCTAATCATGTGGGGGATCGCACTTGCAGTCGGGAGATTCCGGCTGAGTGTAAAACAGTGGGGATTGCTTATTGTGGCAGGAACGACAAGTGGATTAACGGGTTTGTTTTATTACCGGGCGCTTCAATACATCCCGGCTTCTCTAGCCATTATCTTGTTATTTCAGTTCACATGGATGGGTGTGCTTATCGAACTGATCATAGAAAAGCGTAAACTTGGCCTATCACGTCTATTCGCGCTGGTACTTCTGTTTGGGGGGACACTTCTCGCTAGTGGCATCGTAGAAGAAGGACTTCATAAGTTGTCACTTATTGGTACGGTGCTTGGGCTTCTGTCTGCTGTGATGTATGCTTTGTTTATTATTGCGAGTGGGAAAGCTGCTCCGGAGGTAAATCCGTACTGGCGAGCTGCGATTATGCTCATCGGTTCGGTAGCGATCACATTTGCGATTTCACCACCACATTTTCTTGTGAATGGGGCACTTACACATGGGCTGTGGCGCTGGGGCATTTTATTAGCGTTGTTTGGTGCGATTATTCCGCCCCTGTTTTTTGCGATTGGAGTTCCGCGGATAGGAGGTGGCCTTACTTCTATTCTGGGGGCTGCTGAGCTGCCGACTGCGGTGCTGATGTCTCGCTTTGTGCTAGGTGAGCATGTTGGTGGGCTTCAATGGATTGGAGTCATGGTGATTCTTGCGGGCATTATTGTGCCAGAATGGCTGACAGTACGTCGGGCAAAGGCGACGAGGACGACTGCATCATAA
- a CDS encoding M42 family metallopeptidase, with protein sequence MDQQLTLFKRLTEGCGAPGFEGDIRTIMKEYISDTTDEMVYDNLGSLFGVLRGDENGPTIMVAGHMDEVAFMVTRITDKGFLQFQPLGGWWSQVLLAQRVQIMTVNGPVYGVISSIPPHVLPDNVKNKPMDIKNMFIDVGADDKEDAEKMGIRPGQPVLPICPFTVLGNPKKLMAKAWDNRYGCALAVEMMQEMKNTAHPNVIYGGATVQEEVGLRGAGTAANMIKPDLFFALDASPAGDIPGVKDGMGKLGSGLLMRIMDRTMVTLPGLRDFMIDTAEELGIPYQFFVSPGGTDAGKVHLTGNGVPSAVIGIPARYIHSHAAIIHRDDYEAAKKLLLALLTRIDGPTLTRIKER encoded by the coding sequence ATGGATCAGCAGCTTACTTTGTTTAAACGTCTGACAGAAGGGTGTGGGGCTCCTGGGTTTGAAGGAGATATCCGCACGATTATGAAAGAATACATAAGCGATACGACAGATGAGATGGTATATGATAATCTTGGCAGCTTATTTGGCGTACTGCGCGGCGATGAGAATGGACCTACGATTATGGTTGCGGGGCACATGGATGAAGTGGCCTTTATGGTGACTCGAATTACCGACAAAGGGTTTTTACAATTCCAGCCGCTTGGTGGATGGTGGAGCCAGGTGCTGCTTGCTCAGCGCGTGCAGATTATGACGGTAAATGGCCCGGTATACGGTGTGATTAGTTCCATTCCACCGCATGTGCTTCCGGACAATGTAAAGAACAAGCCAATGGATATAAAAAATATGTTTATCGATGTCGGCGCTGACGATAAGGAAGACGCGGAAAAAATGGGCATTCGTCCAGGACAGCCGGTACTGCCAATCTGCCCGTTCACTGTGCTGGGAAATCCGAAGAAGCTGATGGCGAAGGCGTGGGATAATCGCTACGGGTGCGCTTTGGCGGTCGAGATGATGCAGGAGATGAAGAATACAGCGCATCCGAATGTGATTTACGGCGGAGCAACGGTACAAGAGGAGGTTGGCCTGCGCGGTGCGGGAACAGCGGCCAACATGATTAAGCCGGATTTGTTCTTTGCACTTGATGCCAGTCCAGCTGGAGACATTCCTGGAGTGAAAGATGGAATGGGTAAGCTAGGGTCCGGCTTATTGATGCGAATTATGGACCGGACAATGGTGACATTACCAGGATTGCGTGATTTTATGATTGATACAGCAGAAGAGCTGGGTATTCCGTATCAGTTCTTCGTATCACCAGGTGGAACGGATGCGGGTAAGGTGCATTTGACTGGCAATGGCGTGCCGTCTGCTGTGATCGGGATTCCAGCACGCTACATTCACAGTCATGCCGCCATCATTCATCGCGATGACTATGAAGCAGCCAAAAAGCTGTTGCTGGCATTGCTTACGCGAATCGATGGACCAACACTTACGCGCATCAAAGAGCGGTAG